The following nucleotide sequence is from Candidatus Equadaptatus faecalis.
ATCATCTGGCGGACTCTTGTCGCCGGAATGTAATAGTTGTCAAAATATCCGCGCGACAGTATGCAGGTTCCTATAAGTATTCTGCGGCGCACCTCTTTGCCAAATCCGTTGTTGCGGCTTCTCTTGTACATATCCGTAAGGTTTTTGCCGTCTTCGTGATATCCGTAGCGCATTCCGTCAAAGCACGCCATTTTTGAACTGGCGTCGCCGAGAGCAACCATGTAGTAGCAGGCGACTGCGTGTTTTCTTGCGACGGGAAGGTCAATTTCAAAGACCTCCGCACCCTGCTCTTTGCAGTATGCAGCGGTTTTGTCTATCGCTTCAAGAAGCTCCGGTGCGACGTGCGATTTGTCATAGCCGGAAAGTACCGCAATTTTCTTGCCTTTAAGACTTGCGCCTTCAAGCGCCTTCGTAAATGACGGTCTGTCGTATGCATCGCATGTGCTGTCATAATAATCCGCTTTTGCAAGAACGTTCATTACAAGGGCAAGGTCCTTCGTGTTTCTTGCTATGGGACCCACCTGATCCAGCGATGAAACGTAGCCGACTATTCCGTAGCGGCTTATCTGTCCGTAGGAAGGCTTAAAGCCCTGCACGCCGCAGAAAGCGGCAGGCTGGCGTACTGAGCCGCCGGTATCGCTTCCGAGGGCTATCGGGCAGTAACCGGCGGCGACAGATGCCGCGCTTCCGCCTGAGCTTCCGCCCGGAACACGGGTAATGTCGCGGGGATTAAGCGTTGCACCGAAAATGGAGCTTTCGGTCGTGCTTCCCATGGCGAATTCGTCCATATTCG
It contains:
- the gatA gene encoding Asp-tRNA(Asn)/Glu-tRNA(Gln) amidotransferase subunit GatA, translating into MMEFCKLSAAEIAEGVRGKKWTAAEVLEASLERIKKYDGKINAVVTLCEETARKEAAEVDAKVARGEDPGLLAGVPYLAKDNFCAEGIKTTCCSKMLENWVSNYDSTAVKLMKEAGAVLVGKTNMDEFAMGSTTESSIFGATLNPRDITRVPGGSSGGSAASVAAGYCPIALGSDTGGSVRQPAAFCGVQGFKPSYGQISRYGIVGYVSSLDQVGPIARNTKDLALVMNVLAKADYYDSTCDAYDRPSFTKALEGASLKGKKIAVLSGYDKSHVAPELLEAIDKTAAYCKEQGAEVFEIDLPVARKHAVACYYMVALGDASSKMACFDGMRYGYHEDGKNLTDMYKRSRNNGFGKEVRRRILIGTCILSRGYFDNYYIPATRVRQMIADEFTELFKKADLCICPIHPQLPYKQGYVDDKPLRVYLGDAFSSISNLAGLPSMSINTGFTQEGLPTYVQLIGPRFGDDSLLAAASEIEKGFGAPECASMEGVC